Proteins found in one Fulvitalea axinellae genomic segment:
- the yfcE gene encoding phosphodiesterase: MKIILISDIHGSMHYMEKAMAVIDKEQPDRILMIGDALYHGPRNPLPKGYAPSEVALSLNQYKDKVIAVRGNCDSEVDQMLITYPMMADYTILFINGRKWFVTHGHVYSPEQLPELSRGDVFVSGHTHIPVAEDRDGISILNPGSIALPKGGYANSYGIVERDMFRIKDFEGNVIKKLAL; this comes from the coding sequence ATGAAAATCATCCTGATTTCCGACATCCATGGCTCCATGCACTATATGGAAAAGGCTATGGCCGTAATAGACAAAGAACAGCCCGACAGAATCCTGATGATTGGCGACGCTCTTTATCACGGCCCCCGAAACCCGCTTCCAAAGGGTTACGCACCGTCTGAAGTAGCGCTCAGTCTGAACCAATACAAAGACAAGGTTATAGCCGTGCGTGGCAATTGCGACAGCGAGGTGGACCAAATGCTCATCACTTATCCCATGATGGCCGATTATACCATCCTGTTCATCAATGGGCGCAAATGGTTCGTGACACACGGCCACGTTTATTCTCCAGAGCAGTTGCCAGAGCTTTCCAGAGGTGACGTATTCGTATCGGGACACACGCACATTCCCGTAGCCGAAGACCGGGACGGCATTTCGATACTCAATCCAGGCTCTATCGCTTTACCAAAAGGCGGGTACGCCAATTCTTACGGCATTGTGGAGCGGGATATGTTTCGCATAAAAGATTTTGAGGGCAACGTTATCAAAAAACTCGCCCTCTGA
- a CDS encoding thioredoxin family protein, with protein sequence MKNPLIVFLLLALFATNATAQSGKKKHLKWETIEEVEKSIRKNPKLVLIDVYTDWCGWCKKMDKTTFSDPEIVKYIKKKFYPVKFNAESKRDIQFKGHTFKYIPNGNRGVNELAVALLNKRLSYPSVVYLDQELDIITVVPGYWKPEEYLNILKFFGEGLYKQKGINIEDYLKNPDKYLKN encoded by the coding sequence ATGAAGAATCCACTGATAGTATTTCTGCTACTGGCACTGTTCGCCACAAACGCCACGGCCCAAAGTGGAAAGAAAAAACATCTCAAATGGGAAACGATAGAGGAAGTCGAGAAATCCATAAGGAAAAACCCGAAGCTGGTCCTTATCGACGTTTATACGGATTGGTGTGGCTGGTGTAAGAAAATGGACAAGACCACATTCTCGGATCCAGAGATTGTCAAATACATCAAGAAGAAGTTTTATCCCGTAAAGTTCAACGCCGAAAGCAAACGGGACATTCAATTCAAAGGACACACTTTCAAGTATATTCCAAACGGGAACAGAGGCGTCAACGAACTTGCAGTAGCTTTGCTAAACAAAAGGTTATCGTACCCTTCCGTGGTTTATCTTGACCAGGAGTTGGACATTATCACCGTGGTTCCCGGTTATTGGAAACCCGAGGAATATTTGAATATCCTCAAATTCTTCGGCGAAGGACTTTACAAACAAAAAGGGATCAACATAGAGGACTATCTGAAAAACCCAGACAAATACCTAAAAAACTAA
- a CDS encoding APC family permease, which produces MSNDKIRTLGFGSTLAIVLASVIGTGIFTSVGLVAEYVDNPTHILLLWGLGGVMTLCGALCYAELGTVFPKSGGEYNALRKLYHPSLGFLFGWTSVVLDFPAANALTAIALAKYLQHLVDVPTTVLAAILVTAVTMVHAFSCKIGSRFQNSTVWLKMGLIVVFLVIGYFYLNSEAPMYYETHFEKPAPIDKWMIALLYVSYTFTGWSLAIYITDKVKDPVKTIPKTMVWGSVIITVLYLVIVYLFVSAVRIDDLKGHLDIGYLFSEAVLGDSYGKRFFDFLIAITLLSALSVDIWIGPQVSMAIGRDFRMFRWLGKINKEGVPTRGYFIQLLISLGFIFSSNFESVLLMSEFATGLFVLLTIVGVFIIRSRPSNFVIPYKTWGYPVTPLVFLVLSGAISLYILTDNFTEAVTGVFLTCLGLVFYWANQKYFPEKVKE; this is translated from the coding sequence ATGAGTAATGATAAGATTAGGACGCTAGGATTCGGCTCCACTTTGGCTATCGTGTTGGCGAGCGTTATCGGTACCGGAATTTTCACTTCTGTGGGTTTGGTGGCCGAATACGTAGACAACCCTACGCATATTTTGCTGTTGTGGGGGCTAGGGGGCGTAATGACCCTTTGCGGTGCGCTTTGCTATGCCGAATTGGGGACGGTATTTCCAAAATCCGGCGGGGAATACAACGCTTTGAGAAAGCTGTATCACCCATCGTTGGGGTTCCTGTTTGGTTGGACTAGCGTAGTGTTGGACTTTCCCGCCGCCAATGCGTTAACCGCTATAGCTTTGGCGAAGTATTTACAGCATTTGGTTGACGTGCCGACCACCGTGTTAGCCGCTATTTTGGTGACTGCCGTGACAATGGTTCACGCTTTCAGTTGTAAGATCGGTTCCCGGTTTCAGAATTCCACTGTTTGGCTGAAGATGGGCTTAATCGTAGTGTTCTTGGTTATCGGTTACTTTTATCTGAATAGCGAGGCCCCGATGTATTATGAAACTCATTTTGAGAAACCTGCGCCGATAGACAAATGGATGATCGCTTTGCTGTACGTGAGCTATACGTTTACGGGTTGGAGCTTGGCGATTTACATTACCGATAAAGTGAAAGATCCCGTTAAAACTATTCCCAAAACGATGGTTTGGGGTTCGGTGATTATTACGGTATTGTATTTGGTGATCGTTTACCTTTTTGTGAGCGCTGTAAGAATTGACGACCTGAAGGGGCATTTGGATATCGGTTATCTGTTTTCCGAAGCGGTTTTGGGTGACTCGTACGGCAAGCGTTTTTTCGACTTTCTGATAGCGATAACCCTTTTATCCGCTTTGAGCGTGGACATTTGGATAGGTCCGCAGGTAAGTATGGCTATTGGGCGGGATTTCCGGATGTTTCGATGGTTGGGAAAGATTAATAAGGAAGGTGTGCCTACCCGCGGGTATTTCATTCAACTGTTGATTAGTCTTGGATTCATTTTCTCTTCCAATTTTGAGTCGGTGTTGTTGATGTCAGAGTTTGCGACAGGATTGTTTGTCTTGCTGACAATCGTAGGGGTGTTTATTATACGGTCCCGTCCTTCAAACTTTGTTATTCCCTACAAAACCTGGGGGTATCCTGTGACTCCTTTGGTGTTTCTGGTTTTAAGCGGAGCGATTTCCCTCTATATCTTGACTGATAATTTTACGGAAGCCGTGACGGGAGTCTTTTTGACTTGCTTGGGCTTGGTTTTCTATTGGGCAAACCAGAAATATTTTCCCGAAAAGGTTAAAGAATAA
- a CDS encoding phosphatase — MKLAAIDVGSNAARLQISKVTLGQDGQERFKKLEYIRYPLRLGKDVFSEGKISPKRRANFVKLMRAFALVIDLHEVDEVIAYATSATREAENGEEIAKEIRLMTGLPLEVIDGEREARVTFEALSEFIDDGAYIHIDVGGGSTELNLHQGGEKIAGKSFPVGSVRSLAEKDDDVWTDMRRWINDFVPTGEEVLAVGTGGNINKLSQLIDGSRDGYLIDLFRLEDKRQELAEFTTEERMSVFNLNPDRADVIVPASEIYLNAMRSAGADKILVPRVGLKDGMLRYLYKKKRNVPEMA, encoded by the coding sequence ATGAAGCTAGCGGCCATTGACGTGGGCTCCAACGCAGCCCGTTTGCAGATTTCGAAAGTTACTTTGGGCCAGGACGGCCAAGAACGGTTCAAGAAGCTTGAGTATATCAGGTATCCTTTAAGACTGGGAAAGGACGTTTTTTCCGAAGGCAAAATATCCCCAAAAAGAAGGGCCAACTTCGTGAAGTTGATGAGGGCCTTCGCTTTGGTCATCGATCTGCACGAAGTTGACGAGGTGATCGCTTATGCGACCTCGGCCACAAGGGAAGCGGAAAACGGAGAGGAAATTGCCAAAGAAATACGGTTGATGACTGGCTTGCCTCTGGAAGTAATTGACGGTGAACGGGAAGCGAGAGTGACTTTTGAAGCCTTGTCTGAATTTATTGACGACGGCGCGTATATTCATATCGATGTGGGTGGTGGTAGTACTGAGCTGAACTTGCACCAAGGAGGAGAAAAAATAGCGGGGAAGTCTTTTCCTGTCGGTTCCGTCCGCTCTTTAGCCGAAAAAGACGATGACGTTTGGACGGATATGCGCCGGTGGATCAACGATTTTGTGCCGACTGGCGAAGAGGTTTTGGCTGTTGGGACCGGCGGAAATATCAATAAGCTGTCACAACTGATTGACGGATCGCGAGACGGTTATCTGATCGATCTGTTCAGGCTGGAGGATAAAAGGCAAGAGTTGGCGGAATTTACGACTGAAGAGCGTATGTCTGTATTTAACCTGAATCCTGACCGGGCCGATGTGATTGTTCCCGCATCGGAAATTTATTTGAACGCGATGCGTTCCGCAGGCGCGGACAAAATTTTGGTGCCGAGAGTAGGGTTGAAAGACGGTATGCTCCGCTACCTTTATAAGAAGAAGCGGAACGTACCGGAAATGGCTTGA
- a CDS encoding MATE family efflux transporter, producing the protein MKHTNKLGTEPVPSLLLKMSAPAMIGLMVIIIFNIVDAVFVSRFVGTLGIAGLAVVMPIGSLIPIIGMSVGIGAGSMISRHLGAGNKEEADKTLGNAISLTVLLCGTAILLGYLFPDEILAVFGAKEEIVPYAKTYFLIVLAGMPFLGIMMALNNIVRAEGDAKTPMMVLSASAVFNIFLDWLLVVKLNWGIAGSAYATVTSQVIFSSLLFIHVLRGKGVLKFRRKFMRLRTYIVKEIASIGISSLARQSASSVVAMFLNHNLFKYGGKEAVAIYGILNNVLMFLFIPMIGIVQGFLPIAGFNFGAKNFDRLKKSILIALGFGVIAAVISELGGMAFSKAIIRIFTEDKAIVAMGSEGLTIILTLLPLAIIQMIGAAYFQAIGKAMPALLLTLSRQILFLIPMFLVLPKLTGQGLTAIWYSFPAADFLSTCFTLCFFIPEWRKLKANANVKLSVVTE; encoded by the coding sequence ATGAAACACACAAACAAACTCGGCACTGAACCCGTACCCTCGTTATTGCTGAAAATGTCGGCGCCGGCGATGATCGGGCTAATGGTTATCATCATATTCAATATTGTCGACGCGGTCTTCGTGAGCCGCTTTGTCGGTACGCTGGGTATCGCGGGGCTAGCTGTTGTGATGCCCATAGGTTCCCTCATCCCGATTATCGGAATGTCGGTGGGTATCGGAGCCGGATCAATGATTTCCCGACACTTGGGCGCCGGCAACAAAGAAGAGGCCGACAAGACCTTGGGCAACGCCATCAGCTTAACCGTGTTGCTTTGTGGCACGGCCATATTGTTAGGTTACCTTTTCCCTGACGAGATACTGGCGGTATTCGGCGCAAAGGAGGAAATCGTCCCATACGCAAAGACTTATTTTCTGATCGTTTTGGCCGGAATGCCGTTCTTGGGAATCATGATGGCGCTTAACAACATCGTCCGGGCCGAGGGTGACGCCAAAACGCCGATGATGGTGCTTTCGGCCTCCGCCGTTTTCAACATATTCCTTGATTGGCTTCTTGTAGTCAAACTTAATTGGGGTATCGCTGGATCGGCCTACGCCACTGTCACCTCGCAGGTCATCTTTTCTTCCCTACTCTTCATCCATGTCTTAAGAGGAAAAGGGGTGCTAAAATTCAGGCGAAAATTCATGAGGCTCAGGACTTATATCGTGAAGGAAATCGCATCCATCGGAATCTCTTCGCTAGCCCGACAAAGCGCATCAAGCGTTGTGGCCATGTTCCTGAACCACAACCTGTTCAAATACGGCGGAAAAGAAGCTGTAGCCATTTATGGCATTCTCAACAACGTATTGATGTTCCTTTTCATCCCGATGATAGGAATCGTGCAGGGCTTTCTGCCTATCGCCGGGTTCAACTTCGGGGCTAAAAATTTCGACAGACTGAAAAAAAGCATTCTCATCGCGCTTGGGTTTGGAGTCATCGCCGCGGTTATTTCGGAACTGGGAGGCATGGCTTTTTCCAAGGCTATTATACGGATCTTCACCGAGGACAAGGCCATTGTAGCCATGGGCTCGGAGGGGTTGACAATCATCCTGACGCTCTTGCCATTGGCCATCATCCAGATGATCGGAGCCGCTTATTTCCAGGCTATAGGAAAAGCCATGCCCGCCTTGTTGCTCACTTTGTCAAGGCAGATCCTTTTCCTGATACCGATGTTTCTTGTTTTACCCAAACTCACAGGCCAAGGACTCACGGCGATATGGTACAGCTTTCCGGCCGCCGATTTCCTTTCCACATGTTTCACCTTGTGCTTTTTCATTCCCGAATGGAGAAAACTAAAGGCTAACGCAAACGTTAAACTGAGTGTTGTGACAGAATAA
- the gldF gene encoding gliding motility-associated ABC transporter permease subunit GldF yields the protein MLNIFKKEINGFLNSLIGYVVMGVFLTGIGLLMWVFPETSVLNYGFADMETLFSLGPYVFMFLIPAVTMRMFAEEQKTGTIELLLTKPLGAWEIILGKFFAGWALVALTLIPTALYYVSVYMLGSPAGNLDSAGIAGSYAGLLMLGGVFTAIGITASSLTENQIVAFISSAFACFALYSGFSSVSGMFTSGALNVERLGLLYHYNAIGRGLIDSRDLLYFASVIASALIVTRLRLASRLW from the coding sequence ATGCTTAATATTTTCAAGAAAGAAATTAACGGATTCCTTAACTCCCTGATCGGCTACGTGGTCATGGGCGTGTTTCTTACGGGAATTGGCCTGCTTATGTGGGTATTTCCGGAAACCAGTGTCCTGAATTACGGCTTCGCCGACATGGAAACGCTTTTTAGCCTGGGGCCTTATGTTTTTATGTTCCTAATCCCGGCCGTCACCATGCGGATGTTCGCCGAAGAACAGAAAACCGGAACCATCGAACTGCTTTTGACCAAACCGCTCGGCGCTTGGGAGATCATCCTCGGCAAGTTCTTCGCCGGCTGGGCTTTGGTGGCGCTTACTTTGATTCCTACGGCGCTGTATTACGTTTCCGTCTATATGCTCGGCAGTCCGGCCGGAAACCTTGACAGCGCGGGCATCGCCGGATCTTACGCCGGCCTTTTGATGCTCGGGGGCGTGTTTACCGCAATCGGCATCACGGCCTCTTCGCTTACCGAAAACCAAATTGTGGCCTTTATCTCTTCGGCTTTCGCTTGCTTTGCGCTTTATAGCGGATTTTCGTCCGTATCGGGAATGTTTACCTCCGGTGCGCTCAATGTCGAACGCCTCGGCTTGCTTTACCACTACAACGCCATCGGGCGTGGCCTTATCGATTCCCGCGATTTACTGTATTTCGCGTCGGTGATCGCATCGGCCCTGATTGTTACACGTCTTAGACTCGCCAGCAGATTATGGTAA